A genomic stretch from Pararhizobium sp. IMCC21322 includes:
- a CDS encoding D-2-hydroxyacid dehydrogenase, translated as MHSKTALIFDQKADWYAHELGGLCQDYQFVAASTHEEAVSRAANADILVGLAPYIKPDLIAAMPNLEWVQALTTGVDNLLAMDTLPKDVVITNCNGFHGPQMSELTLLLMLSLGRNFPTMLENQKSASWQRWPQPLLAGKTACLVGLGAIAETLAKRCLAMEMRVTGVSNGRTELEGFDRIYKRSDIESAAGDADFLIVIVPYSDETHNIINARILSLMKQSAFLINISRGGCVDEEALVDALDAGRIAGAGMDVFATEPLPADSPLWQHPKIIVTPHIGGMADIYHQQALPLVAENLNKFALFGADGLTGKFDR; from the coding sequence ATGCACTCAAAAACAGCCCTTATTTTTGATCAAAAGGCAGACTGGTATGCCCACGAACTTGGTGGCCTGTGTCAGGATTATCAGTTTGTTGCAGCGTCCACCCACGAAGAGGCTGTGTCGCGCGCTGCAAATGCGGACATACTGGTCGGCCTTGCGCCCTACATAAAACCGGATTTGATTGCCGCTATGCCCAATCTGGAATGGGTTCAGGCCCTGACCACAGGTGTTGATAATCTTTTGGCAATGGACACGCTGCCCAAAGATGTTGTGATCACCAATTGCAATGGTTTCCACGGTCCCCAAATGTCGGAACTGACGCTGCTGTTGATGTTGTCGCTTGGGCGCAATTTTCCAACCATGCTGGAAAACCAGAAATCAGCATCCTGGCAAAGATGGCCGCAGCCGCTGCTGGCTGGAAAAACCGCCTGTCTTGTCGGGCTGGGTGCCATTGCAGAAACATTGGCAAAGCGCTGCCTCGCGATGGAGATGCGCGTGACCGGTGTTTCCAATGGGCGTACCGAACTGGAGGGTTTCGACCGGATTTACAAGCGATCTGACATTGAAAGCGCCGCCGGTGACGCGGATTTCCTCATCGTGATTGTTCCTTATTCAGACGAAACACATAATATCATCAACGCCAGAATCCTCAGCCTCATGAAACAATCAGCCTTTCTGATCAACATTTCCCGCGGCGGCTGCGTCGATGAAGAAGCATTGGTTGATGCTCTGGACGCGGGCCGCATTGCCGGGGCAGGCATGGACGTGTTTGCAACCGAACCGCTGCCGGCAGACAGCCCGCTTTGGCAGCATCCCAAAATCATTGTTACGCCCCATATCGGCGGAATGGCGGATATTTATCATCAGCAGGCTCTGCCGCTTGTCGCCGAAAACCTCAACAAATTCGCCCTGTTCGGGGCCGATGGTTTGACTGGAAAATTTGACCGCTGA